The following are encoded together in the Amyelois transitella isolate CPQ chromosome 6, ilAmyTran1.1, whole genome shotgun sequence genome:
- the LOC106132174 gene encoding teneurin-m isoform X2, which yields MNGLDRCFFDQRESQHHGDDCSYSYISLGRLHPYGSGSGSGSSNGSGRRRTRSRGLSDSPTLPTTPTSASDNASDATLTDSELPLARDSTLLVQNGMLRSTYDRPDHERCLLEGSRLPPDVPPRNPTMPRLNGRITGNPADLGDFEPSCLVRTPSGNFYVPSGDIQKNPSMDYKSNSSCSSPGKQDKSTLERMDRSDRSHPAFGAPVPVLPVRNNLRASHFPPAASRFHFRKGLSSRCSWKCTAIVFIILFVLLLAIASYTSASYFVNWSYQNSKACKVLVGESTESFAASKATTLDSSNKSLARPHQSSPSTGSVTVPTLGDSNEIPTVKITPIDTEPTAPTKFNKPVVIENTSKNDKTPDTIPTNMGGNCECSCPICDVSNTTDDFYYDFFEKSTTNKANSKESSTIESSTGSDMSTEFYSTTEISSETSTEENPSTSEGTESTTDFTTESPGCMTEAVKCVCPKVEPPPILILEGARTFPAQSFPPDGTTFKQITLGEKLSKEIPPYSYWNMQFYQSEASYVKFDYMIPRGASIGVYARRNALPTHTQYHFLEVLSGFKARTTRASHPSVKKEVTHYMEQGHWFLSLYNDDGDPQEITFIAMVAEDMTQNCPNGCSGKGECLMGHCQCQPGFGGDDCSESVCPVLCSQRGEYINGECQCNPGWKGKECSLRHDECEVPDCNGHGHCVNGKCACVRGYKGKFCADVDCPHPTCSGHGFCIEGACVCKKGWKGLDCATMDKDALQCLPDCSGHGTFDVDTQTCTCHARWSGEDCSKEVCDLDCGPHGRCVGESCVCDPGWTGEYCTSKLCDARCSDHGQCKNGTCLCVSGWNGRHCTLEGCPRGCAGHGQCRVANDGHWECKCFDGWDGPDCTTLKEQICDDSKDNDKDGLIDCEDPECCQSAACKGSQLCVSSPKPTDILLRKQPPAITASFFERMKFLIDEGSLQNYAKQETFNESRSAVIRGRVVTSLGSGLVGVRVSTSTPLEGFTLTREDGWFDLLVNGGGAVTLHFGRAPFKRSSQVVYVPWNEVVIIDEVVMTTSDEKGGMGGPQACLAHDYDAMKPVVLATWKHGFQGACPDKSAILAESQVVQESLQIPGTGLNLVYHSSRAAGYLSTIQLQLTPEKVPPTLALIHLRITIEGILFEKTFEADPVIKFTYPWNRLNVYRQRVYGVTTALVKVGYQYTDCKDIIWNVQTTKLSGHDMSISDVGGWNLDIHHRYNFHEGILQKGDGTNIYLKHKPRLIITSMGDGRQRALECAGAECAGAAPRQRLLAPVALAAAPDGSIFVGDFNLVRKISTDGTVRTVVKLNATRVSYRYHMALSPLDGTLYISDPESHQIIKVRNTDDYNDPEHNWETVVGSGERCLPGDEAHCGDGALARDAKLAYPKGVAVSSDNVLYFADGTNIRMVDRDGIITTVIGNHMHRAHWKPIPCEGTLSVEEVHLRWPTELAINPLDNSLHIIDDHMILQMAPDGRVKVIAGRPLHCPSPLTGYDMELATYATLVMPQSIAFGAAGDLYVAESDSQRINRVRLITTDGKISLYAGAESKCNCLERACDCFEADHFLASNSKFNTISAVIVSPDGIVHIADQANYRIRSVISSIPDASGAREYEIYSPDTQEIYIFNRFGQHIMTKNILTGENNYVFAYTVNTSNGKLSTVTDAAGNKVFLLRDYSSMVNSIENTKGQKCRLKMSRMKMLQELRTPDNFNVTFDYHGTTGLLKAKYDSTGRSYIYKYDEFGRLTSAVTPTGRIINLTFDLSLKGATVLVSENNRKPVSILIKGSSVKTKVGEAEKKTIISTDGSISSSMPWGHVISTDTVPYTILSEIDPILGESYPVPAKQRTEVGGDLANRFEWRYFLRRLLSNKGKSSKAVAQIGRKLRVNGENLLTLEYDRDTSTVAVFMDDKVELLNVTYDRTARPVKWGPRNGIFAEVELEYDRFNRLTRWSWGDLNETYGFDRAGRLHEIRYGDGSSLAYSFRDMFTSLPLKVTTPRGSDYLLDYDDSGALQNLTTPRGHIHTFALMTSLGYFKYQYFSPMNRHPYEILYNDDGHILAKIFPHQSGKILYVYDSTGKLETILAGASAIRYVYHENTHLVKNVEITDPDYELKQDYKYHAGILKDEKMKFNSKSGLNNAHFKYQYDGNARLSTIDANINSKEMPQIRLKYNQNLGILEGVSDLRIYRNTFNRSVMQDTSKQYFTITDYDDHGRIKTILMNIKSFDVFRLELEYDVRNRIKSKKMMIGDTSSNERISYNYDGHLMEVVGSEDDWKYVYDENGNVIGVIEHGEKRYLGYDIGDRVVQYGDIEFSSYDGRGFVIRRGEQKYRYNSRGQFVHAFERDKFQMWYYYDDRNRLVAWKDDKDNITQFYYANPQTPNLITHMHSPKTEKTVRYIYDQRDFLTGIEVDDVRYYVATDHNGSPLVVFDVNGEIIKEIKRSPFGKIIKDSNPGFYLPVDFHGGIFDYNTNLIYLENRLYDPMVGQWMTPSWEHLATKLSLPTDIFIYRFKNNDPINKNQNVPYMTNLGSWLQLYGYDLNKMMGSKYITDMIFQPMTSVTAPQLAPDFGVMSGLQCIIEKVNDKLSDIDFVPTPLLKTEPITRNLLPRVSYKRGVFGEGVLISRVDGKAFISVADGANSVVEDVITTVFNNSYFLDVHFSIHDQDVFYFVKDNSLKIRDDMEELRRLSGKFNVSQDETNDQGSEVRVHAVGKGSAQAVIVLRYGVDPAQERIKLLKHAHKRAAARAWEREKALVAAGWEGRGSWTEEEKEELISHGIVDGWAARDVHSVSKYPQLADDPANIVFVRDGRRKRRKSGRARHRS from the exons GTTGTCTTCTAGAAGGTTCGCGGCTCCCGCCCGATGTGCCACCCCGGAACCCGACCATGCCTCGTCTGAACGGACGCATCACTGGCAACCCAGCCGACCTGGGCGACTTCGAGCCCTCTTGCCTCGTCAGGACTCCTTCGGGGAATTTCTACGTGCCTTCAG GGGACATACAAAAGAATCCGTCTATGGACTACAAATCCAATTCCTCGTGTAGCAGTCCTGGGAAACAGGACAAAAGCACCTTAGAGAGGATGGACAGAAGCGACAGGTCGCACCCGGCATTCGGGGCCCCTGTGCCGGTCCTCCCCGTCAGGAATAACCTCCGCGCCTCCCACTTCCCTCCCGCGGCCTCCCGGTTCCATTTCAGGAAAGGCCTCTCGTCTAGATGCTCTTGGAAATGTACAGCCATAGTGTTCATAATCCTCTTTGTTCTACTATTAGCCATTGCCTCTTATACGTCAG CCTCATATTTCGTCAACTGGTCATACCAGAATTCGAAAGCATGTAAAGTACTAGTTGGTGAATCAACTGAGTCGTTCGCAGCGTCCAAAGCTACGACGCTGGACTCAAGTAACAAGTCTCTCGCGAGACCGCACCAGAGCTCGCCTTCCACCGGCTCAG TGACAGTTCCAACTCTTGGTGATAGTAATGAAATTCCGACAGTTAAAATAACACCAATAGATACGGAACCAACAGCGCCGACTAAATTCAATAAACCAGTTGTAATAGAAAACACATCCAAGAATGACAAAACTCCAGATACGATACCAACCAACATGGGTGGAAATTGTGAATGTTCATGCCCTATATGTGATGTTTCTAATACAACAGATGACTTTTATTACgacttttttgaaaaatctaCCACAAATAAAGCAAACAGCAAAGAATCCAGTACAATCGAAAGTAGCACAGGTAGTGACATGTCAACAGAATTTTATAGTACAACTGAAATAAGTTCAGAAACGTCCACTGAAGAGAATCCTTCAACAAGTGAGGGTACGGAATCGACTACTGACTTTACAACTGAATCACCCGGGTGTATGACGGAAGCGGTTAAATGTGTATGTCCCAAGGTAGAGCCTCCACCTATACTTATACTAGAAG GTGCGCGAACGTTCCCCGCACAGTCGTTCCCTCCGGATGGGACgacgttcaaacaaattactttaggtgaaaaattatcaaaagaaaTCCCTCCATATAGTTACTGGAACATGCAATTCTACCAATCAGAAGCTTCTTATGTGAAATTTGACTACATGATACCACGAGGAGCTTCGATAGGAGTGTATGCGAGGCGGAATGCATTGCCGACGCATACGCAATACCATTTCTTGGAAGTTCTCAGTGGATTCAAAGCAAGAACTACCAGGGCATCacat CCATCGGTCAAGAAAGAAGTAACACACTACATGGAGCAAGGTCACTGGTTTCTATCTCTCTACAATGACGATGGCGATCCTCAAGAAATCACGTTCATTGCAATGGTAGCTGAAGATATGACGCAGAATTGTCCAAATGGCTGCTCGGGGAAGGGCGAATGTTTGATGGGACACTGCCAATGTCAGCCTGGTTTTGGAGGAGACGATTGCAGTGAAA gTGTTTGTCCAGTGCTGTGCAGTCAACGCGGAGAATATATAAATGGAGAATGCCAATGCAATCCTGGTTGGAAAGGGAAAGAATGCTCATTGAGACACGACGAATGCGAAGTGCCTGACTGCAACGGCCACGGTCATTGCGTCAATGGGAAATGTGCTTGTGTTCGAGGGTACAAAGGCAAATTTTGTGCAGACGTCGACTGCCCCCACCCGACGTGTTCCGGCCACGGTTTCTGCATCGAAGGCGCTTGCGTCTGCAAGAAGGGTTGGAAAGGACTCGACTGTGCTACTATGGACAAAGACGCACTCCAATGCCTGCCCGACTGTTCCGGTCACGGAACTTTCGATGTCGATACGCAGACTTGTACATGCCACGCGCGATGGTCTGGTGAAGACTGTTCAAAAG AGGTTTGCGATTTAGACTGCGGCCCACATGGCAGGTGTGTGGGAGAGTCTTGCGTATGTGATCCGGGCTGGACGGGCGAATATTGTACGTCGAAACTCTGCGACGCCCGCTGCAGTGACCACGGACAATGCAAGAACGGCACATGTCTCTGTGTTTCCGGGTGGAACGGGAGACATTGTACTCTGGAAGGATGTCCTCGGGGATGTGCCGGTCATGGTCAGTGTAGAGTTGCAAACGATGGCCATTGGGAGTGCAAGTGCTTTGACGGATGGGATGGACCTGACTGCACAACGTTGAAGGAACAAATCTGTGACGACTCTAAGGATAATGATAAag ATGGTCTGATCGACTGTGAGGATCCTGAATGCTGTCAAAGTGCCGCCTGCAAAGGTAGCCAACTTTGCGTCTCCTCGCCGAAACCCACCGACATATTGCTCCGGAAGCAGCCTCCAGCGATCACAGCATCATTCTTCGAGAGGATGAAGTTCCTCATCGACGAGGGAAGTCTGCAGAACTACGCGAAACAGGAGACCTTCAACGAAAG CCGTTCAGCCGTGATTCGGGGGCGAGTGGTCACATCTCTGGGGTCTGGTTTGGTGGGAGTCAGGGTGTCCACGTCGACTCCTCTAGAGGGCTTCACCTTGACAAGAGAAGACGGTTGGTTCGACCTCCTTGTCAACGGAGGCGGAGCCGTGACTTTGCACTTCGGAAGGGCGCCGTTCAAACGCTCCTCGCAAGTCGTATATGTGCCTTGGAATGAG GTTGTGATAATAGACGAAGTAGTGATGACGACGTCAGACGAGAAAGGCGGCATGGGGGGCCCGCAAGCCTGCTTGGCCCACGACTACGACGCCATGAAGCCGGTGGTGCTGGCCACGTGGAAGCACGGCTTCCAGGGCGCCTGTCCTGATAAGAGCGCCATTCTTGCTGAGTCACAg GTGGTACAAGAAAGCCTGCAAATCCCCGGCACTGGCCTGAACCTGGTCTACCACAGCTCCCGAGCGGCCGGCTATCTCTCCACCATACAACTCCAACTGACGCCAGAGAAAGTCCCACCGACCTTAGCCCTCATCCATTTACGAATCACCATCGAAGGAATACTCTTCGAGAAGACTTTCGAAGCTGATCCCGTGATAAAGTTTACGTATCCGTGGAACAGATTGAATGTTTATAGGCAGAGGGTGTATGGAGTTACGACGGCGCTGGTCAAAGTGGGTTATCAATACACAGATTGTAAAGATATCATTTGGAATGTTCAGACGACGAAACTCAGCGGTCATGATATGAGCATATCTGATGTTGGCGGATGGAACTTGGATATTCATCACCGTTATAATTTCCATGAAG GTATCCTCCAAAAAGGCGACGGTACGAACATCTACCTGAAGCACAAACCGCGCctcatcatcacgagcatgGGCGACGGGCGGCAGCGCGCGCTGGAGTGCGCGGGCGCAGAgtgcgcgggcgcggcgcccCGGCAGCGGCTGCTGGCGCCGGTCGCGCTGGCCGCCGCGCCCGACGGCTCCATCTTCGTGGGAGACTTCAATCTCGTGAGGAAGATCAGCACGGACGGGACAGTGCGCACGGTGGTTAAATTGAA tGCCACCCGTGTCTCCTACCGATACCACATGGCCTTGTCGCCCCTGGACGGGACTCTGTACATATCAGATCCCGAGTCACACCAGATTATCAAAGTTCGCAACACCGACGACTACAACGACCCTGAACACAACTGGGAAACCGTTGTAGGCTCAGGCGAGAGGTGCCTCCCAGGAGACGAGGCACATTGTGGCGATGGAGCCCTAGCGAGAGATGCCAAACTCGCATACCCTAAAGGCGTTGCAGTTTCAAGCGATAACGTCCTTTACTTTGCTGATGGAACCAACATCCGAATGGTCGATAGAGATGGCATTATCACCACTGTAATCGGTAATCACATGCACAGGGCTCATTGGAAACCAATACCATGTGAAGGAACGCTAAGTGTCGAAGAAGTGCATTTAAGATGGCCCACAGAACTAGCTATCAATCCATTGGATAACAGTCTACATATCATTGATGACCATATGATCTTACAAATGGCTCCAGATGGTCGCGTAAAAGTAATCGCTGGAAGACCTTTGCATTGTCCTTCGCCATTGACTGGCTATGATATGGAATTGGCAACGTATGCAACCTTAGTTATGCCTCAAAGCATTGCGTTTGGAGCCGCCGGAGACTTGTATGTAGCTGAGAGTGATTCCCAGAGGATCAATAGAGTTCGGCTTATCACGACTGATGGAAAAATTTCACTATACGCTGGAGCTGAATCCAAATGTAATTGCCTGGAACGAGCATGTGATTGCTTCGAAGCCGATCATTTCCTAGCGTCTAACTCCAAATTCAACACCATTTCCGCTGTAATTGTGAGCCCCGATGGTATAGTTCATATCGCTGATCAGGCTAATTACAGAATTCGATCCGTCATTTCAAGCATACCCGATGCAAGTGGTGCTAGAGAATACGAGATATACTCCCCTGATACTCAGGAGATATATATCTTCAACAGATTTGGCCAACACATCATGACAAAGAATATCCTCACTGGAGAAAACAACTACGTCTTTGCTTACACAGTCAATACCAGTAATGGAAAACTCAGCACGGTCACTGATGCTGCCGGCAACAAGGTATTCTTGTTAAGAGATTATTCCAGCATGGTTAATTCCATAGAAAACACGAAAGGACAGAAATGTAGACTGAAGATGTCTCGAATGAAGATGTTGCAAGAACTAAGAACGCCTGATAACTTCAACGTAACGTTTGACTACCACGGGACTACCGGTTTACTAAAAGCCAAATACGACAGTACTGGAAGAAGTTACATTTACAAATACGATGAATTTGGCAGACTTACATCGGCCGTAACACCGACTGGAAGAATCATCAATTTAACATTCGATCTTAGCCTCAAAGGAGCAACTGTTCTTGTAAGcgaaaataatagaaaaccCGTTTCAATATTAATCAAAGGTTCCTCTGTGAAGACCAAGGTCGGTGAAGCTGAAAAGAAAACTATAATTTCAACTGACGGTAGTATTTCTTCTAGCATGCCTTGGGGCCATGTTATCTCAACTGACACCGTTCCTTACACTATTCTATCAGAAATCGATCCTATTCTCGGAGAAAGTTATCCAGTGCCAGCCAAACAAAGAACTGAAGTTGGAGGTGACTTGGCGAATCGTTTTGAATGGCGTTATTTCTTACGAAGGCTATTATCCAACAAAGGAAAGAGCAGTAAAGCAGTCGCTCAAATAGGTCGTAAACTGAGAGTTAATGGTGAAAATCTTCTTACACTAGAATACGACAGAGATACCTCAACGGTCGCTGTTTTCATGGACGATAAAGTAGAACTTCTTAACGTTACTTATGATAGAACCGCCAGACCAGTAAAATGGGGCCCAAGGAACGGTATCTTTGCAGAAGTGGAGCTTGAGTATGATAGATTCAACAGATTAACCAGATGGAGCTGGGGTGATCTCAATGAGACCTATGGATTTGACAGAGCTGGAAGATTACACGAGATCCGATATGGCGATGGTTCCTCTTTGGCTTACTCGTTCAGAGATATGTTCACAAGTCTGCCCTTGAAGGTAACGACGCCTAGAGGAAGTGATTACCTTCTAGATTACGATGACTCTGGTGCTCTCCAAAATCTTACTACACCAAGAGGTCACATTCACACGTTCGCCCTCATGACTTCACTAGGCTACTTCAAATATCAATACTTCTCTCCAATGAACAGACATCCTTACGAAATTCTCTATAATGATGATGGTCATATCTTAGCAAAGATTTTCCCTCACCAATCtggtaaaattttgtatgtttatgacAGCACAGGCAAATTGGAGACGATATTAGCAGGAGCATCTGCCATCAGATATGTTTACCATGAAAACACTCATCTCGTAAAGAACGTAGAGATAACGGATCCAGATTATGAACTCAAGCAAGATTATAAATATCACGCTGGAATATTGAAAGATGAGAAGatgaaattcaattcaaagAGTGGTTTGAACAATGCTCATTTCAAATATCAATATGATGGCAATGCTCGTCTATCAACTATAGATGCTAATATTAACAGCAAGGAAATGCCACAGATTAGACTCAAATATAACCAGAATCTTGGAATTCTCGAAGGAGTAAGTGATCTGAGAATTTACAGGAATACTTTCAACCGCTCCGTTATGCAAGATACAAGCAAACAATACTTCACTATCACTGACTACGATGACCACGGCAGAATCAAGACAATTTTGATGAACATCAAATCTTTCGACGTTTTCCGCCTGGAGTTGGAATACGACGTAAGAAACCGAATCAAATCGAAAAAGATGATGATTGGCGATACTTCTTCCAACGAACGAATCAGTTATAACTACGACGGTCATCTCATGGAAGTGGTCGGATCCGAAGATGACTGGAAATACGTTTATGATGAGAACGGCAACGTTATCGGTGTTATTGAGCATGGCGAAAAGCGATATCTCGGTTATGATATCGGAGACAGAGTTGTACAGTACGGAGATATTGAATTCAGCAGTTACGATGGTCGTGGTTTCGTCATTAGACGTGGAGAACAAAAGTACAGATACAACTCTAGAGGTCAATTCGTCCATGCCTTTGAGAGGGATAAGTTCCAAATGTGGTATTATTACGACGATAGGAACAGGCTGGTGGCTTGGAAAGACGATAAAGATAATATTACCCAATTCTACTACGCGAATCCGCAAACACCGAACTTGATCACGCATATGCATTCTCCGAAGACAGAAAAGACTGTTCGCTACATTTATGACCAGAGAGATTTCCTTACAGGGATCGAAGTTGACGACGTCCGTTATTATGTAGCTACAGACCATAATGGCTCACCTCTCGTAGTTTTCGATGTCAACGGTGAGATCATTAAAGAAATCAAGCGCAGTCCATTCGGAAAGATCATAAAAGATTCCAACCCTGGCTTCTATCTACCAGTTGACTTCCACGGTGGAATTTTCGACTACAACacgaatttaatttatctcgAAAATAGGTTGTATGACCCAATGGTCGGTCAGTGGATGACTCCAAGTTGGGAACATTTGGCCACTAAATTGAGCCTACCAACGGACATATTCATCTACAGATTTAAGAACAATGACCCTATAAACAAGAACCAGAATGTTCCTTACATGACCAATTTGGGCAGCTGGTTGCAGCTTTACGGTTATGACCTGAATAAGATGATGGGATCGAAATACATAACGGACATGATCTTCCAGCCGATGACGTCAGTGACCGCTCCTCAACTCGCACCTGATTTCGGAGTGATGTCTGGTCTACAATGCATTATTGAAAAG GTGAATGACAAATTATCGGACATAGATTTCGTGCCAACACCCCTTTTAAAGACGGAGCCGATAACCAGAAACTTACTTCCACGCGTGTCCTACAAGCGTGGAGTGTTCGGAGAGGGCGTCCTCATCTCCAGGGTCGATGGCAAAGCTTTCATCAGCGTCGCAGACGGTGCTAACAGCGTCGTCGAAGATGTCATCACGACGGTGTTCAACAATTCTTATTTCCTGGACGTCCACTTCAGTATCCATGATCAAGACGTGTTCTACTTCGTCAAAGATAACTCGCTGAAGATCAGAGACGATATGGAAGAGTTGAGGCGCTTGTCTGGAAAATTCAATGTATCGCAGGACGAAACGAACGATCAAGGATCTGAG gtgAGAGTGCACGCAGTCGGAAAAGGCTCTGCTCAGGCGGTCATAGTGCTCCGGTACGGAGTGGACCCGGCGCAGGAGCGGATCAAACTTCTGAAGCACGCGCACAAACgggccgccgcccgcgcctgGGAGCGGGAGAAAGCGCTGGTGGCCGCCGGGTGGGAGGGCCGCGGCTCCTGGACCGAGGAGGAGAAAGAGGAACTCATCTCCCACGGCATCGTCGACGGCTGGGCGGCCCGCGACGTCCACTCCGTGTCCAAGTACCCGCAGCTCGCAGACGACCCCGCCAACATCGTGTTCGTCCGCGACGGCAGACGGAAACGGAGAAAGAGCGGCCGCGCGCGCCATCGCTCGTGA